Below is a window of Mucilaginibacter ginkgonis DNA.
TGGGCGCGGCCCGTTTGTGGTGGATGCTAAAAGCCATTGGCCATCAGAAAGTGCAGGTGTTAAACGGTGGCTTGAAAGCAGCTATAGATAAGGGAATTATTCTAAGCTTCGAGGAAGTTACCCCGAACGTTGTAGAGTCTTACCCTGTGCCCGCAGGGTTTGCCGGCACAGCATCTATAGAAGAGGTTAAACTGGCAGCAAATGACGATAGTCATCTTGTAATAGACGTAAGGGAGAATGCGCGTTACCTGGGGCAAACGGAGCCAATAGACCTGGTTGCAGGCCACATACCCGGTGCAATTAATATACCCTATGCAGGTAATATGGATAGTGACAGCAAATACCTGGTGGACGAGTTATTACATGATAAATATGCCCAACAGCTTGGCGACATCAGCCCGAAGAATGTGATCGTGCATTGCGGATCCGGCGTTACCGCCTGCCATACCTTGCTGGCCTTAGAACAAGCCGGACTAACCGGCGCAAAACTTTACGTAGGCTCATGGAGCGAATGGTCGCGCAGGCCCGAGCTGCCTATCGGCAAAGAAAGCCGGTATTAAAACCATTCTGTAATTGGTCTGTCTTACCTCTATGAAAAGATTGCTTCTGCTGTTTACAACCGCCGCCGTAATAACTGCTTGTTCTGCACCTGCCGATAAGACGTCAAAGACAGATACTGTTGTTGCCGGCGATACACTAGCCAAAAGCAGCGACACCAAAACCACTAATAACACGCCTACCGTTTCTTCACTTTGTTATTTGCATACCCAGGGTAAGGACAGCACAAGCGTAGAGTTAGTGATAAAGGGCAATAAAGTAAGCGGTGTAATGAACTGGCTGCCATATGAGAAAGACAGTCGCAAAGGCAAATTAGATGGTACGGTAAAAGACAGCGTCATTAATGCTGTATGGACTTTTATGCAGGAAGGTATGACCGATACCATGAATGTGGCCTTTCGTGTAAGCAACAATACACTTGCGCAGAAACCATTAAAACTGAATACAAAAACCGGGCGGCAGCAAACAGATAACTCAGCCGACTACTCTGTTATTTATAAGACTGCAGAGAAGCTACACAAGTAATCAGTAGCACTTATACGTGTGCAAATGAGCCGGTTAAATTTCGGCGGTGCAATATTTTTGCGGATATTTGCACCTACCCTAATGTGCGCCGGATTACCCTCAGTTAACTTTAAAGCGAGCTTTCATTGGCTATCGGGATTACTGTTTTTGCTCCAGTCAATTGTTCCGGCATTGTCACAAGCACAAACTTGTACACCCACACTCGGGGCCACAGTGGTCGACATTACGTTTGGCGCCGGGGCTGCTCAGATCAGCGACCCATTTCCACCCGGAATTACCACGCTTAACTACGCTTACGAGGGCTGTCCTAATGACGGCGACTACACCATTACCAACAAGATGGATTTTTGCTATACCAACGACTGGCATAAGTTGGTAAAGGACCATACCGGCGACCCGGGCGGCAGGTTCATGGTTATCAATGCCGATTATCAGCCAAGCACATTCTTTCGGCAGCAGATAGACGGCCTCTGCGGCGGAACTACCTATGAATTTGCCTCGTGGGTAATGAACCTGGTGACATTGACAGAGCGAAACCCCGATATTACCTTCAGCCTCGAAAAACCGGATGGTACGGTACTGCAGAGTTTCAACACCGGCGAGATCATGCCAACGGCGACGCCAACCTGGAAACAGTATCCGTTTTATTTTACCATGCCGCAAGGCATTACGTCTGTAGTGATCAGGATGAGCAACAATGGCCTGGGCGGGCAGGGTAATGACCTTGCGCTTGATGATATTACCTTCCGCCCTGCCGGGCCGGGTATCGATGTAAGTTTTAAAGATCAGCCCGGCAAAGAAATAACCGTTTGCCAGCCGGCCAGCGATAAGGTGACTTTAGTAGCAAAAACAGACAATTGTATCTTAACCAATAACATTTCGTTCCAGTGGCAGCAAAGCATTGATGGCGGCACTACGTGGGTAAACGTGAGCGGCGCCACCCAAAGCACCAGGGCCTTGTCACTGCTTGGCGTAGGCACTTATCTGTACCGCACATTGGTGGCCGGCGATAACAATACAGAGATCGTATCATGCCGTGTCATATCTGATGTGTTAACGGTGCATGTAGTGCCGGCAACTGTTTCGTCTGTGTCAATTGTTTCATCAACAACAACTACTTGCCAGAACACACCGGTAACATTCACTGCAACGCCGGTCAATCCGGGCCCGGCCCCTGTTTACCAATGGCAGATCAACGGCGTAAACGCGGGTACCAATAGCGCCACGTTTAGTCCGGGCAACCTGGCAGACAATGATAAGGTAACTTGTATCCTTACGGGTGAAAATACCTGCAGTCCGCCTGCCACATCTAATAGCATCACAATTGGTGTTATAAGTCCCATCAAAAAAGTAACTGTTTCGTCTACTGCAAATACCATCTGTAAAAATGAGCCTGTAACCTACGTGGCGGCTGTTGACGCTACGACCACTAACCTTACGTATTCATGGCAGATCAATGGCGTTAGCACCGGTAACACCACACCAACATTTACCAGCACTTCTCTGGCAAATAACAATGTCGTGAGTTGCACAGTTACTGCAACCATTGCGGCGTGCAGTGCACCAATAGGTATTACGGCCACCGCGCCTGCTATAACCGTGCAAGACCCCGCAGTGATCACACTGCCTGTAACTACTTACACTATAGACGAGGGAAGTTCTGTAAAGATAGATGCCGCTGTAAATGTGCCCGGAGCTACTTACAGCTGGACGCCCGCGACAGGCTTAAACCGTGCCGAGGTATTAAACCCTATAGCCCTTCCGCTAAAAACAACCAGTTACACCTTAACCGTTACAACACCCGGCGGCTGTACCACCATCAGCCAACCGGTTACTGTGCAGGTTATCAAGAATTTCATCGTCAGCCCAAACACCTTTACCCCCAATGCCGATGGTGTAAATGACACCTGGAATGTGGCCGGCCTGGCAGATTATCCAAACTGTACCGTAGATATTTACGGCCGCAACGGAAGGCAGGTTTTTCATTCCATTGGTTACAGCAAACCCTGGGACGGATTGGCTGATGGACAGCTACTGCCTGTTGGCACCTACTATTATGTTATCGATCTTAAGAATGGCGTTAAGCCTTACGCGGGTTATGTAAGCCTGCTTTAAAAGATTTGCTTACTTTTAAACGCCTTGCCCGGGTTGATCATGTAATGCTGCAGTTAATGTTGTCCAAACCGTTATCAAAAACAAATCTCATGTCATTAAGCAAATTGCTCATCTGCATGCTGATGCTATTGGGATTTAGTGTTGATGTCAACGCGCAATGCTCGGGCACGTTGGGCGATCCTGTAATAAATATTACGTTTGGCGCCGGTGCAGGCAGAGGGCCGGCTTTACCCGCTGGTACTACTAACCTGACCTACGTAACCGGTTGCCCCGAAGACGGGCAGTACACCATTACCAGCCGCATGAATACCTGCTTTACAGACAACTGGCACCTGGTGTATTATGATCATACCGGCGATACCGATGGGCGATTTATGGTGGCGAACGCATCTATTGCGCCAAGCGACTTTTATACGCAAACAGTTAACGGACTTTGCAGCGGTACTACATACCAGTTTGGTGCATGGATCATGAATATGGTAGGTCGATATGGAATTCCTCCGCGTATCACGTTTCGTATCGAAAAAACAGATGGTACCCTACTTAAAAGTCTTGACACTCAGGACATTCCCATGTCGTCTACACCAACCTGGCTACCATTTTCATTTTACTTTACCATGCCGGCCGGTGTAAGTTCGGTTGTATTGCGTATGCGTAACAATGCACCCGGGGGTGTAGGAAATGACCTGGCTTTAGATGATATTACCTTTAGGCCCAGCGGGCCGGCCATAAGTGTGGGCATCCAAAATGTAACGGGCAATACAGCTACTGTGTGCGAGTCGGCAAGCAGCGGCCTCAAATTAGTTGCCACTGCCGATGCCTGTTACTTGAAAACTGCCTATCAATGGCAGCAGAGCACAGACAATGGCACTACGTGGACAGACATCGCCACTGCAACAACGGCAACCTACACTACGTCTGCATTAATTGCCGGCACTTACCTTTACCGGGTACTGGTGGCAGATGACGGCAATACAGGCTTTGCATCATGCAGGGTGGTATCAGACGCGCTAACGGTAAAAGTAAACGCTCCGGCGGCGTCTGCAGTAAATATTACTGCGTCTGCGAATAACACATGTCCCGGCGTACCGGTTACATTTACAGCAACTACGGTGAACGGCGGTACGTCACCCGCTTACCAATGGCAGGTTAACGGTGTAAACGCCGGAGCTAACAATAGCACGTTCACTACTGCTGCATTAAAGGATAACGATGTAATAACCTGCGTGCTAATCACTAACCTGCCATGCAGCGTGCCAGTAACATCAAACGCATTGGTTGTAAATTTGCTCAACCCGCTGACAGCCACTGTAAGTGCGTCGTCGACAACAATTTGCGCCGGCGGAACTATAACTTTTACAGCGGCGGCCGGCGGTACTGCTACAGGCCTGAGTTACGAATGGTTTATAAACGGAAAAACTACAGGTGAGACAGGCACTACATTTATTGCCGCAGGCCTTGCCGATAAGGATGCAGTTACATGCGCTATCACCAGCACAACAAACATTTGCAACGTACCGGTTACGGTGGTAGCAAACGCCGTATCGGTAACGGTTGAAAGCCCTCCGATTGTACGGTTTCCAAACACGCTTTATACGGTAATAGCAGGCGATGGCGTTACCATCAGCCCGGTAAATGTGATCAGAGGGGCTACCTACCAGTGGTCGCCGGCGGCAGGGTTAAGCCGCACGGACATTGCCAACCCGGTTGCCGCGCCCGGTACAACTACCGAATACACCCTTACCGTTATTTCGGCGTTGGGGTGTTATACCACTTCAGGACCGGTAACCGTAAAAGTGATCAGCGCCTTTGTACCTCCGCCAAACACCTTTACCCCTAACGGCGACGGCTATAACGATCTTTGGAACATACCCATACTGGTTGGCTTTAATAAATGCACGGTTGATGTGTATAGCCGCAATGGCCGCCAGGTTTTCCACTCCATCGGTTACAGTAAACCCTGGGACGGCACCTATGAGGGGCAAAAGTTACCGGCAGGCACTTATTACTATGTGATCGATCTAAAAAACGGTTCTAAGCCTTATTCCGGTTACGTGAGTTTGCTGTAAAAGTCAGGGTAATAAAACTCTTTGTTTAGTCTTCGGCCATCTTGCTCAACGCCCGCCACACGGTAGTATGCGATAGCCCCATCTGCATGGCAATTTTGCGGCATGATAAGCCTTCTTTGTTCAGGTCTGCTATATGCCGCTTATCGGTTACAGATACATATTTTTCCTTGTCAAGGTGTTCCTGTTCTGCATCGTAGCCGGCATGGTCCATAAAAATATTACCATCGCCGGACCGTATTATGCGCAGGAGACACACCCTGTCTTCGCCATAGAGTTCTGTTGCATTGCGTTGTTTAATTTGCTTAAGGTACCGCATATCGGGCTCCTTTCTGCTCCGGCCCATCGCGAAAACACTGTCACAAAAGTTTACCAGCATTTTGCTGCCCTGCATATCGTTGTTGGTAATGGGTTTGGCCGTATTTCGTTTTGGTGTATGCGCCAGTGCCAGTATCGATAGGTTGTATTTACTCTTCAGTTTCTTTAAAAACTTCATCATCACCATCGCATCGCGCGCCTTCTCTGCCTCGTTGGCAAGGTAGGTAAGGTTATCGATGATGAGCACACTCGCCTTTGTTTTCTTTACCCCTTCTTCAATGCAGGCATGCACACGGTCAAGGTAATTACGCACATCACCGGCGGCGGCATTTAGTTCTGCCCTGTAAAAATTGGGGCTGAACTTAAATCTCTCGCGCTCCAGCGTGTACCTGGCCTCGAACTGGTTGCCGCTTTGCTCAAAGTCGAAGTAGATAACCGGGCACGCGGGTATCTGCATTTGAAAACCTCTGACATCGCCGCCCGCAGCGATAGTATTTCCCAGCTGCACAGCCAGGATAGACTTGCCCACGTTGGTATCGGCAAATAATACGCAAAGCTCGTTCTCAAACCAAAAATTATCAAATACCATTTTGGGCTTCTGTATGTTTCGCGTGTCGCTATGCCAGTCGTTAGCCGGGCGGATCACCATCAGGTCGTCCGCACAATCATATTGTTCGTCAAGCCAACCCGCCTTATGCCTCGTTGTCGGGTTCGCCGCATCGCGAATCATAGACCGTATCATCTCAATTTGCGGCGGCCTTTCAATATACAGGTGGTCGTCAGCACGGCCGTTATTGGTAGTAATGTTCAAAAATCTGTTGCTCATAAAAGTTTGCTATGGCACAAACTTAGTCAGCCTGCAAATTCCTTTTCGTGGCACTGTTTTGTCAGTAGTAGACAGATCTCTTGATAACTCCCCAATCCTCCTTTAAAAAACAAACGTAGAATCGGTAAAAAAGATGTTTCAAAATTTGCATAAGCCCCTCTCCCTTGGAGAGGGGTTGGGGTGAGGTCCCATTGGGTATGCCGATTATACCGGAGTGAAAAATCGCTTTAGGGACTTGCTAACACTTCAACACCGCTGTAACATGATGTGACAGTGTGTGACACTTTTTGAGTAAAAAAAGGCAAAGTTGAAACACTGACGTGATCGTGAATCGCTGATTTACAATTACTTACAGCGGTGACATGATCTTGTCAGATACCAATAAGTCAGGATTGTTATAAAAACTGTCACATGTTACACCCGTCCGTCAGCTGACGGATCAGCGGATTTGCCTTGTAAGCCATCTTTATAAAACTGATATTTGGCTTCTACACATATTACCATGTCAGACGAAAAGATCATATTCTCTATGGCCGGCGTAAACAAGATTTACCCGCCGCAAAAGCAAGTCTTAAAAAACATATACCTCTCGTTCTTCTACGGCGCCAAGATCGGCGTTATTGGTTTAAACGGATCGGGTAAGTCATCGGTGCTAAAGATCATTGCCGGCCTGGACAAATCATACCAGGGTGAGGTTGTCTTTTCTCCGGGGTATACCGTTGGCTACCTGGCACAGGAGCCGCAGCTCGACCCGGAAAAAACGGTTCGCGAGGTGGTGGAAGAAGGTGTGGCCGAAATCACCGCCATTTTGAAAGAATACGAAGAGATCAACGAAAAATTTGGCCTGCCCGAGTATTATGAGGATGCCGATGCCATGGATAAGCTGATGCAGCGCCAGGGCGAATTGCAGGATAAGATAGATGCGGTTAATGCCTGGGAACTGGATACTAAACTGGAGCGGGCGATGGATGCTTTGCGCTGCCCGGAACCGGAAACCAAGATCGCAGTACTATCGGGCGGTGAGCGGCGCCGTGTGGCCTTATGCCGTTTGCTCCTGCAAGAGCCCGACGTGTTATTGCTGGATGAGCCAACCAACCACCTGGATGCAGAGTCGATAGATTGGCTTGAGCAGCACCTTAAACAATACAAGGGCACGGTGATAGCCGTAACCCACGACCGCTACTTCCTGGATAATGTGGCCGGCTGGATACTGGAACTCGACCGTGGCGAAGGTATACCATGGAAGGGAAACTACTCGTCATGGCTTGACCAGAAAGCCAAGCGCCTGGCACAGGAAGAAAAGACGGAAAGCAAACGCCAGAAAACTTTGG
It encodes the following:
- a CDS encoding sulfurtransferase; this translates as MQPLIDLPKLLALDKTTTVIVDVRGGADAHERYQQSHLDGAVFASLDDDLALHPEDAAFGGRHPLPSTKDFADLLTRLGITPDTHVVIYDDKANAMGAARLWWMLKAIGHQKVQVLNGGLKAAIDKGIILSFEEVTPNVVESYPVPAGFAGTASIEEVKLAANDDSHLVIDVRENARYLGQTEPIDLVAGHIPGAINIPYAGNMDSDSKYLVDELLHDKYAQQLGDISPKNVIVHCGSGVTACHTLLALEQAGLTGAKLYVGSWSEWSRRPELPIGKESRY
- a CDS encoding gliding motility-associated C-terminal domain-containing protein — translated: MVDITFGAGAAQISDPFPPGITTLNYAYEGCPNDGDYTITNKMDFCYTNDWHKLVKDHTGDPGGRFMVINADYQPSTFFRQQIDGLCGGTTYEFASWVMNLVTLTERNPDITFSLEKPDGTVLQSFNTGEIMPTATPTWKQYPFYFTMPQGITSVVIRMSNNGLGGQGNDLALDDITFRPAGPGIDVSFKDQPGKEITVCQPASDKVTLVAKTDNCILTNNISFQWQQSIDGGTTWVNVSGATQSTRALSLLGVGTYLYRTLVAGDNNTEIVSCRVISDVLTVHVVPATVSSVSIVSSTTTTCQNTPVTFTATPVNPGPAPVYQWQINGVNAGTNSATFSPGNLADNDKVTCILTGENTCSPPATSNSITIGVISPIKKVTVSSTANTICKNEPVTYVAAVDATTTNLTYSWQINGVSTGNTTPTFTSTSLANNNVVSCTVTATIAACSAPIGITATAPAITVQDPAVITLPVTTYTIDEGSSVKIDAAVNVPGATYSWTPATGLNRAEVLNPIALPLKTTSYTLTVTTPGGCTTISQPVTVQVIKNFIVSPNTFTPNADGVNDTWNVAGLADYPNCTVDIYGRNGRQVFHSIGYSKPWDGLADGQLLPVGTYYYVIDLKNGVKPYAGYVSLL
- a CDS encoding gliding motility-associated C-terminal domain-containing protein; translated protein: MSLSKLLICMLMLLGFSVDVNAQCSGTLGDPVINITFGAGAGRGPALPAGTTNLTYVTGCPEDGQYTITSRMNTCFTDNWHLVYYDHTGDTDGRFMVANASIAPSDFYTQTVNGLCSGTTYQFGAWIMNMVGRYGIPPRITFRIEKTDGTLLKSLDTQDIPMSSTPTWLPFSFYFTMPAGVSSVVLRMRNNAPGGVGNDLALDDITFRPSGPAISVGIQNVTGNTATVCESASSGLKLVATADACYLKTAYQWQQSTDNGTTWTDIATATTATYTTSALIAGTYLYRVLVADDGNTGFASCRVVSDALTVKVNAPAASAVNITASANNTCPGVPVTFTATTVNGGTSPAYQWQVNGVNAGANNSTFTTAALKDNDVITCVLITNLPCSVPVTSNALVVNLLNPLTATVSASSTTICAGGTITFTAAAGGTATGLSYEWFINGKTTGETGTTFIAAGLADKDAVTCAITSTTNICNVPVTVVANAVSVTVESPPIVRFPNTLYTVIAGDGVTISPVNVIRGATYQWSPAAGLSRTDIANPVAAPGTTTEYTLTVISALGCYTTSGPVTVKVISAFVPPPNTFTPNGDGYNDLWNIPILVGFNKCTVDVYSRNGRQVFHSIGYSKPWDGTYEGQKLPAGTYYYVIDLKNGSKPYSGYVSLL
- a CDS encoding AAA family ATPase; this encodes MSNRFLNITTNNGRADDHLYIERPPQIEMIRSMIRDAANPTTRHKAGWLDEQYDCADDLMVIRPANDWHSDTRNIQKPKMVFDNFWFENELCVLFADTNVGKSILAVQLGNTIAAGGDVRGFQMQIPACPVIYFDFEQSGNQFEARYTLERERFKFSPNFYRAELNAAAGDVRNYLDRVHACIEEGVKKTKASVLIIDNLTYLANEAEKARDAMVMMKFLKKLKSKYNLSILALAHTPKRNTAKPITNNDMQGSKMLVNFCDSVFAMGRSRKEPDMRYLKQIKQRNATELYGEDRVCLLRIIRSGDGNIFMDHAGYDAEQEHLDKEKYVSVTDKRHIADLNKEGLSCRKIAMQMGLSHTTVWRALSKMAED